A portion of the Pseudomonas koreensis genome contains these proteins:
- a CDS encoding FadR/GntR family transcriptional regulator, translated as MITTSTVVNSVVEKLRAALARGQWRTGDMLPGQRELAEQLGISRPSLREAVIVLETLGLVRSMPGKGVVVLDAQLSDSQSHDSAVAGASLEDVLQLRYTLEPFIVGLVAQSISSKEVGQLRLTLMDMREALEAGDSEAGVSAYIAFHEELFTLTSNPIFQSVVQQTSNALKQSADVLRNSPEHLAERLEENEAVVRAIRSKNSAQASAEMRRHILREGQRMGVELNIPDDNLPT; from the coding sequence GTGATTACAACTTCAACCGTCGTCAACTCAGTGGTGGAAAAGCTCCGCGCCGCGTTGGCTCGTGGCCAGTGGCGCACAGGCGACATGCTGCCAGGCCAGCGCGAACTGGCCGAACAACTGGGCATCAGCCGGCCGAGCCTGCGCGAAGCGGTGATCGTCCTCGAAACCCTCGGTCTGGTGCGCTCGATGCCGGGCAAAGGCGTGGTCGTCCTCGATGCGCAACTCAGCGACAGCCAGAGCCACGACAGCGCGGTGGCCGGCGCCAGTCTCGAAGATGTGCTGCAACTGCGCTACACCCTCGAGCCGTTCATCGTCGGGCTGGTTGCGCAATCGATCAGCAGCAAGGAAGTCGGCCAGTTGCGCCTGACCCTGATGGACATGCGCGAAGCCCTTGAGGCCGGCGACAGCGAAGCCGGGGTCAGCGCCTACATTGCCTTCCACGAAGAACTGTTCACCCTGACCTCGAACCCGATTTTCCAGAGCGTGGTCCAGCAGACCAGCAATGCCCTCAAGCAAAGCGCTGACGTGTTGCGCAATTCCCCGGAGCATCTGGCTGAGCGTCTGGAAGAAAACGAAGCCGTGGTCCGCGCGATCCGCAGCAAGAACAGCGCTCAGGCCAGCGCCGAGATGCGCCGGCACATTCTGCGCGAAGGCCAGCGCATGGGCGTCGAGCTGAATATCCCGGATGACAACCTGCCCACCTGA
- the yjiA gene encoding GTPase, translated as MSSPIPVTVLSGFLGAGKTTLLRHLLKAEHGLKIAVIENEFSDAGIDTQMLGDEPVQVMTLANGCVCCTIHTDLTKALYLLLERLDSGEIAFDRLVIECTGLADPAPVAQTFFIDEELRERYLLDGIITLVDAAHADVHLTQTIAQAQIGFADRLLVSKTDLVDEATFTALSERLTRINRRAPIRVVEHGNIDLAELLDVRGFNLNADLGGGLSLRPVSKAPSIDRISSLVLRTDQALDIDQLSEFMNELLEEHGKQLLRYKGVLNIAGEDRRLVFQGVLKLYGFDWDTEWAEGEARESVIVFIADDLPEEKIRAGFARVAAG; from the coding sequence TTGTCTTCTCCCATACCTGTAACGGTCCTCAGCGGTTTCCTCGGCGCCGGCAAGACCACCTTGCTGCGTCATTTATTGAAAGCCGAGCACGGCCTGAAAATCGCCGTGATCGAAAACGAATTCAGCGACGCCGGCATCGACACCCAAATGCTGGGTGATGAACCGGTGCAAGTCATGACCCTGGCCAACGGCTGCGTCTGCTGCACCATTCACACCGACCTGACCAAGGCGCTGTACTTGCTGCTCGAGCGCCTGGACAGCGGCGAGATCGCTTTCGACCGTCTGGTGATCGAGTGCACCGGTCTGGCCGATCCGGCGCCGGTGGCGCAGACCTTTTTCATCGACGAAGAGCTGCGTGAGCGTTATCTGCTCGACGGCATCATCACCCTGGTCGACGCCGCCCACGCCGATGTGCACCTGACCCAGACCATCGCCCAGGCGCAGATCGGTTTTGCCGACCGCTTGCTGGTGAGCAAGACCGATCTGGTCGATGAGGCCACGTTCACTGCACTGAGCGAGCGGCTGACGCGGATCAACCGGCGCGCGCCGATCCGGGTAGTCGAGCATGGCAACATCGATCTGGCCGAACTGCTGGATGTGCGCGGCTTCAATCTCAATGCTGATCTCGGTGGTGGTTTGAGCTTGCGTCCGGTGAGCAAGGCGCCGTCGATCGATCGCATCTCCAGCCTGGTGCTGCGCACCGATCAGGCGCTGGATATCGATCAGCTCAGCGAGTTCATGAACGAACTGCTGGAGGAACACGGCAAGCAATTGCTGCGCTACAAAGGTGTGCTGAACATTGCCGGCGAGGATCGGCGGCTGGTGTTTCAGGGGGTGCTGAAACTCTATGGTTTCGACTGGGACACCGAATGGGCCGAGGGCGAGGCGCGGGAAAGCGTGATCGTGTTTATTGCCGATGATTTGCCGGAAGAGAAGATTCGGGCGGGGTTTGCCAGGGTGGCGGCGGGCTGA
- a CDS encoding PilZ domain-containing protein has protein sequence MNEHPANRRRFKRIAFDARTELKQGEYIWPVRLIDLSLKGLLIERPEPWLGDKEQDFLVDIHLSEDVDIEMDVHLAHEENGHLGFICRHISLESIQRLRRLIELNLADEAELERELGALIEI, from the coding sequence ATGAACGAGCACCCCGCCAATCGACGTCGCTTCAAACGTATTGCGTTCGATGCCCGAACCGAGCTGAAACAGGGCGAGTACATCTGGCCGGTCAGGCTGATCGACCTGTCGCTCAAGGGCCTGCTGATCGAGCGACCGGAGCCGTGGCTTGGGGATAAAGAGCAGGACTTCCTCGTCGACATTCATCTGAGCGAAGACGTCGATATCGAGATGGACGTGCATCTGGCCCACGAGGAAAACGGCCATTTGGGGTTCATCTGCCGGCACATCAGCCTGGAATCGATTCAACGCTTGCGGCGGCTGATCGAGCTGAACCTGGCGGATGAGGCCGAGCTGGAGCGCGAGTTGGGGGCGTTGATCGAGATCTGA
- a CDS encoding ankyrin repeat domain-containing protein: MRIFLFWLTASLSFTAWAAPVEQSPEAVKAQLQDYYFDAARRGDVPMLETFIESGYSLDTRDSKGYTALILAAYHGQAPAVERLLAAGADACAQDQRGNTALMGAIFKGELQIARRLMATDCSPDQRNGAGQTAAMYAGLFKRLELLDALQAKGADLDAEDPLGNSAARLASGEIRTAAPR; the protein is encoded by the coding sequence ATGCGTATTTTTCTTTTTTGGTTGACTGCGTCGCTGTCTTTCACTGCATGGGCGGCACCGGTCGAGCAAAGTCCCGAGGCGGTCAAGGCGCAGTTGCAGGATTACTACTTCGACGCCGCCCGCCGGGGGGATGTGCCGATGCTCGAGACCTTTATCGAGTCCGGCTATTCCCTCGATACCCGCGACAGCAAGGGTTACACCGCGCTGATTCTGGCGGCCTACCACGGTCAGGCACCGGCGGTTGAGCGCCTGCTCGCCGCTGGCGCCGACGCCTGTGCTCAGGATCAACGCGGCAACACGGCGCTGATGGGCGCGATTTTCAAAGGCGAGTTGCAGATCGCCCGGCGCCTGATGGCCACCGATTGCAGCCCAGACCAGCGTAACGGCGCCGGGCAGACTGCGGCGATGTATGCCGGACTGTTCAAGCGTTTGGAATTGCTTGATGCACTGCAAGCCAAGGGCGCCGATCTTGATGCCGAGGATCCGCTGGGTAATAGTGCCGCGCGTCTGGCCAGCGGTGAAATCCGTACCGCTGCGCCGCGCTGA
- a CDS encoding YbdD/YjiX family protein encodes MFNDLSRLGKYLGQAARLMVGMPDYDTYVEHMQTKHPDKPVMSYEMFFRERQEARYGGKGGPKCC; translated from the coding sequence ATGTTCAATGACCTGAGTCGCCTCGGTAAATACCTCGGTCAGGCCGCGCGCCTGATGGTCGGCATGCCCGACTACGACACCTACGTCGAGCATATGCAAACCAAACACCCGGACAAACCGGTGATGAGCTACGAGATGTTCTTTCGCGAACGTCAGGAGGCCCGTTACGGTGGCAAGGGTGGGCCGAAGTGCTGTTGA
- a CDS encoding GntR family transcriptional regulator, translated as MNSFASASHAHSTALPFPGLRTPVEDLYPRVFDAILEQRIDEHSRFTEDSLKAMFSASRADVRRVLAQLAHEQIVLLRANHRPRVAAPDRELIRQTLHARRLAESTLVRLACQRPRADELKCLRTLIEREKRAVEQDRRGAAIRLSGEFHLQLARMAGNLPLAHFLRSLVPLTSLAIARSDCQTHSCCAWQEHLALVEAVERGDVPKAGMLMNQHLDDLEQALVGATLEHCVVG; from the coding sequence ATGAACAGTTTTGCTTCAGCCTCGCATGCGCACTCCACTGCCCTGCCCTTCCCTGGCCTGCGCACGCCGGTGGAGGATCTGTATCCGCGAGTGTTCGACGCGATCCTCGAGCAGCGTATCGATGAACACAGCCGGTTCACCGAGGACAGTCTGAAGGCGATGTTCAGCGCCAGCCGTGCCGATGTACGACGGGTGCTGGCGCAGTTGGCCCATGAACAGATTGTGCTGCTGCGCGCCAATCATCGGCCGCGAGTGGCCGCGCCGGATCGCGAATTGATCCGGCAGACCTTGCATGCGCGGCGGCTGGCTGAAAGCACATTGGTGCGATTGGCCTGTCAGCGGCCGCGTGCAGATGAATTGAAATGCTTGCGCACTTTGATCGAACGCGAGAAGCGGGCCGTCGAGCAGGATCGGCGCGGGGCGGCGATTCGGTTGTCGGGGGAGTTTCATCTGCAGCTGGCGCGGATGGCGGGCAATCTGCCGTTGGCGCATTTTCTGCGGAGCCTGGTGCCGTTGACATCGTTGGCGATTGCGCGGAGTGACTGCCAGACGCACAGCTGTTGCGCATGGCAGGAGCATTTGGCGCTGGTTGAGGCGGTGGAACGAGGTGATGTTCCTAAGGCAGGCATGCTGATGAATCAGCATTTGGATGATCTTGAGCAGGCCTTGGTGGGGGCAACCCTGGAGCATTGTGTTGTTGGTTAG
- the katB gene encoding catalase KatB, translating into MTSTLGLGAFPYRRTFGVLTASLLTFSVNAAPLTRDNGAAVGDNQNSQTAGANGPVLLQDVQLIQKLQRFDRERIPERVVHARGTGAHGTFTVTNDLSDLSKAKVFAAGQSTPVFVRFSAVVHGNHSPETLRDPRGFATKFYTADGNWDLVGNNFPTFFIRDAIKFPDMVHAFKPDPRTNLDDDSRRFDFFSHVPEATRTLTELYSNYGTPASYREMDGNGVHAYKLINAKNEVHYVKFHWKSLQGINNLRPKQVAKVQGQDYSHMTNDLVSNINKGNFPKWDLYVQVLKPQDLSKFDFDPLDATKIWPGIPERKVGQMVLNRNPANVFQETEQVAMAPANVVPGIEPSEDRLLQGRVFSYADTQMYRLGANALQLPINAPKTAVNNGNQDGAMNFGASQSGVNYQPSRLQPREETPAARYSQSALSGSTQQAKIQREQNFKQAGDLYRSYSKQERRDLIDSFGGSLATTDDESKHIILSFLYKADPEYGSGVTEVAKGDLSRVKALAAKLTD; encoded by the coding sequence ATGACTTCCACGCTTGGACTGGGGGCTTTTCCCTACCGCCGCACCTTCGGTGTATTGACTGCCAGCCTGCTGACCTTTTCGGTCAACGCTGCTCCGCTGACCCGCGATAACGGCGCTGCTGTCGGTGACAATCAGAACTCGCAAACCGCCGGTGCCAACGGCCCGGTGCTGCTGCAGGATGTGCAACTGATCCAGAAGCTGCAGCGTTTTGATCGTGAACGCATTCCGGAGCGCGTGGTGCATGCGCGCGGCACTGGCGCCCATGGCACCTTCACCGTGACCAATGACCTCAGCGACCTGAGCAAGGCCAAGGTGTTCGCCGCTGGCCAGAGTACCCCGGTATTCGTGCGTTTCTCGGCGGTGGTGCACGGCAACCATTCCCCGGAAACCCTGCGCGACCCGCGCGGTTTCGCCACCAAGTTCTACACCGCTGACGGCAACTGGGATCTGGTCGGCAACAACTTCCCGACCTTTTTCATCCGCGATGCGATCAAGTTCCCGGACATGGTCCATGCCTTCAAACCCGATCCGCGCACCAACCTCGATGACGATTCGCGCCGGTTCGATTTCTTCTCTCATGTACCGGAAGCGACCCGCACGCTGACCGAGTTGTATTCCAACTATGGCACTCCGGCCAGTTACCGGGAAATGGACGGCAATGGCGTTCATGCCTATAAGCTGATCAACGCAAAGAATGAAGTTCATTATGTGAAGTTTCATTGGAAGAGCTTGCAGGGCATTAATAACCTGCGGCCAAAGCAGGTTGCAAAAGTTCAGGGTCAGGATTACAGCCATATGACCAATGATTTGGTCAGCAATATCAACAAAGGCAACTTCCCGAAATGGGACTTGTACGTGCAAGTTCTCAAGCCACAGGATTTGTCCAAGTTTGATTTCGATCCATTGGATGCAACCAAGATCTGGCCGGGTATTCCCGAGCGCAAAGTTGGACAAATGGTCTTGAACCGTAATCCGGCCAATGTATTTCAGGAAACCGAACAAGTTGCGATGGCGCCGGCCAACGTAGTTCCGGGTATCGAACCTTCGGAAGATCGTTTGTTGCAGGGACGGGTGTTCTCTTATGCCGATACGCAAATGTATCGCCTCGGCGCCAACGCTTTGCAATTGCCGATCAACGCGCCGAAAACCGCGGTGAACAATGGCAATCAGGATGGTGCGATGAACTTCGGTGCCAGCCAGTCCGGGGTCAACTACCAGCCGAGCCGCCTGCAACCGCGTGAAGAGACGCCAGCGGCGCGTTACAGCCAGTCGGCGCTGTCCGGCAGCACGCAGCAGGCAAAGATCCAGCGTGAACAGAACTTCAAGCAGGCCGGTGATCTGTATCGCTCGTACAGCAAGCAGGAACGTCGCGACCTGATCGACAGCTTTGGCGGCTCGCTGGCCACCACCGATGACGAGAGCAAGCACATCATCCTGTCCTTCCTGTACAAGGCCGACCCTGAGTACGGCAGCGGTGTGACTGAAGTGGCCAAGGGCGACCTCAGCCGCGTGAAAGCATTGGCGGCGAAATTGACCGACTGA
- a CDS encoding carbon starvation CstA family protein produces the protein MKNNNSLLRHLPWLVLAIVGACALGVVALRRGEAINALWIVVAAVAIYLVAYRYYSLFIANNVMQLDPRRATPAVLNNDGLDYVPTNKHILFGHHFAAIAGAGPLVGPVLAAQMGYLPGTLWLIAGVVLAGAVQDFMVLFMSTRRNGRSLGDMVREEMGRIPGTIALFGCFLIMIIILAVLALIVVKALAESPWGIFTVMATIPIAMFMGIYMRYIRPGRIGEISVVGVLLLLGSIWLGGQIAADPVWAKAFTFTGVQITWMLVGYGFVAASLPVWLILAPRDYLSTFLKIGTIVALAIGILVTMPELKMPALTQFVDGTGPVWKGGLFPFLFITIACGAVSGFHALISSGTTPKLLDNETNARYIGYGGMLMESFVAIMAMVAASVIEPGVYFAMNSPAAVVGSDAASVAQMVTSWGFAITPEALQAVAHDIGETTILARAGGAPTLAVGIAQILHSVLPGENTMAFWYHFAILFEALFILTAVDAGTRAGRFMLQDLLGSFVPALKRTESWSANLIATAGCVAMWGWLLYQGVVDPLGGINTLWPLFGISNQMLAGIALMLGTVVLIKMKRQRYIWVTLLPATWLLICTTTAGFIKLFDANPAIGFLSLAKKYSDALANGQVLAPAKSVEQMQHVIFNAYTNATLTALFLFVVFSILFYALKVGIAAWGKKERTDKESPFQALPDA, from the coding sequence ATGAAAAATAATAATAGCCTGCTGCGCCACTTACCCTGGCTCGTGCTGGCAATCGTAGGAGCGTGCGCCCTGGGCGTAGTGGCATTGCGCCGCGGCGAGGCGATCAACGCCTTGTGGATTGTGGTCGCTGCCGTGGCCATTTATCTGGTTGCGTACCGTTACTACAGTCTGTTCATCGCCAACAACGTGATGCAACTGGATCCGCGTCGGGCCACCCCCGCCGTGCTCAACAACGATGGTCTGGACTATGTGCCGACCAACAAACACATTCTTTTCGGTCACCACTTCGCGGCCATCGCTGGCGCGGGGCCGCTGGTCGGTCCGGTGCTGGCGGCGCAGATGGGGTATCTGCCCGGCACGCTCTGGCTGATTGCCGGCGTGGTGCTGGCGGGCGCGGTGCAGGACTTCATGGTCCTGTTCATGTCGACCCGCCGCAACGGCCGTTCCCTGGGCGACATGGTGCGTGAAGAGATGGGCCGGATTCCCGGGACCATCGCACTGTTCGGCTGCTTCCTGATCATGATCATCATCCTCGCGGTGCTGGCGCTGATCGTCGTCAAGGCCCTGGCCGAGAGCCCGTGGGGTATCTTCACCGTAATGGCGACCATCCCGATCGCGATGTTCATGGGCATCTACATGCGCTACATCCGCCCGGGCCGCATCGGCGAAATCTCCGTGGTCGGCGTGTTGCTGCTGCTCGGTTCGATCTGGCTGGGCGGGCAGATTGCTGCCGATCCGGTATGGGCCAAGGCCTTTACCTTCACCGGTGTGCAGATTACCTGGATGCTGGTCGGTTACGGTTTTGTCGCCGCGTCGCTGCCAGTGTGGCTGATTCTGGCACCGCGTGACTATCTGTCGACTTTCCTCAAGATCGGTACCATCGTCGCCTTGGCGATCGGTATTCTGGTGACCATGCCCGAGCTGAAAATGCCGGCACTGACCCAGTTCGTCGACGGCACCGGCCCGGTGTGGAAGGGCGGTCTGTTCCCGTTCCTGTTCATCACCATCGCCTGCGGTGCGGTATCGGGCTTCCACGCACTGATCTCGTCGGGCACCACGCCGAAGCTGCTGGATAACGAAACCAACGCCCGCTATATCGGTTACGGCGGCATGCTGATGGAGTCGTTCGTGGCGATCATGGCCATGGTTGCCGCTTCGGTGATCGAGCCGGGCGTGTACTTCGCCATGAACAGCCCGGCCGCCGTGGTCGGCAGTGATGCCGCGTCAGTAGCACAAATGGTCACCAGTTGGGGCTTCGCGATCACGCCGGAGGCGCTGCAAGCGGTTGCCCATGACATCGGCGAAACCACCATTCTGGCTCGCGCCGGGGGGGCGCCGACCCTGGCGGTCGGTATCGCGCAGATCCTGCACAGTGTCCTGCCGGGTGAAAACACCATGGCGTTCTGGTACCACTTCGCGATCCTGTTCGAAGCGCTGTTCATCCTCACCGCTGTCGACGCCGGTACCCGTGCCGGGCGTTTCATGCTGCAGGACTTGCTCGGCTCTTTCGTTCCGGCGCTGAAACGCACCGAATCGTGGAGCGCCAACCTGATCGCCACCGCCGGTTGTGTGGCGATGTGGGGCTGGTTGCTGTATCAGGGCGTGGTCGATCCATTGGGCGGCATCAACACCCTGTGGCCACTGTTCGGCATCTCCAACCAGATGCTCGCCGGTATCGCGCTGATGCTCGGCACCGTGGTCCTGATCAAGATGAAGCGCCAGCGCTACATCTGGGTCACCCTGTTGCCGGCCACCTGGCTGTTGATCTGCACCACCACCGCTGGCTTCATCAAGCTGTTCGACGCCAACCCGGCGATCGGTTTCCTGTCCCTGGCCAAGAAGTACAGCGATGCGCTGGCCAACGGTCAGGTGCTGGCTCCGGCGAAAAGCGTCGAGCAGATGCAGCACGTGATCTTCAACGCCTACACCAACGCCACTCTCACCGCGCTGTTCCTGTTCGTGGTCTTCAGCATCCTGTTCTATGCGCTCAAGGTCGGCATCGCCGCCTGGGGCAAAAAAGAGCGTACGGATAAAGAATCGCCATTCCAGGCCCTGCCGGATGCGTAA
- the radA gene encoding DNA repair protein RadA: MAKAKRMYGCTECGATFPKWAGQCGECGAWNTLTETMIESGGATAPTGRTGWAGQQAQIKTLAEVSIEEIPRFSTASGELDRVLGGGLVDGSVVLIGGDPGIGKSTILLQTLCNLAKSMPALYVTGEESQQQVAMRARRLGLPQDQLRVMTETCIETIIATARQEKPKVMVIDSIQTIFTEQLQSAPGGVSQVRESAALLVRYAKQSGTAIFLVGHVTKEGALAGPRVLEHMVDTVLYFEGESDGRLRLLRAVKNRFGAVNELGVFGMTDKGLKEVSNPSAIFLTRAQEEVPGSVVMATWEGTRPMLVEVQALVDDSHLANPRRVTLGLDQNRLAMLLAVLHRHGGIPTHDQDVFLNVVGGVKVLETASDLALMAAVMSSLRNRPLPHDLLVFGEVGLSGEVRPVPSGQERLKEAAKHGFKRAIVPKGNAPKEAPAGLQIIAVTRLEQALDALFE; the protein is encoded by the coding sequence ATGGCCAAGGCCAAGCGCATGTACGGCTGCACCGAGTGCGGCGCAACCTTTCCCAAATGGGCCGGGCAGTGCGGCGAATGCGGCGCCTGGAACACCCTGACCGAAACCATGATCGAAAGCGGCGGCGCCACGGCACCTACCGGGCGCACCGGCTGGGCCGGGCAACAGGCGCAGATCAAGACCCTGGCTGAAGTCAGCATCGAAGAGATTCCACGGTTTTCCACCGCGTCCGGTGAGCTCGATCGCGTCCTCGGCGGCGGGCTGGTGGACGGTTCGGTGGTGCTGATCGGCGGTGATCCGGGGATCGGCAAATCGACCATCCTTTTGCAAACCCTGTGCAACCTGGCCAAGAGCATGCCGGCGCTGTACGTCACCGGTGAGGAATCCCAGCAGCAGGTGGCGATGCGCGCACGCCGTCTCGGTCTGCCGCAGGATCAACTGCGGGTGATGACCGAAACCTGCATCGAAACCATCATCGCCACCGCCCGCCAGGAAAAGCCCAAGGTGATGGTGATCGACTCGATCCAGACCATTTTCACCGAGCAACTGCAATCGGCGCCGGGCGGCGTATCCCAAGTGCGCGAGAGCGCGGCGCTGCTGGTGCGTTACGCCAAGCAGAGCGGCACGGCGATTTTCCTTGTCGGCCACGTCACCAAAGAGGGCGCTCTGGCCGGTCCTCGTGTGCTGGAACACATGGTCGACACCGTGCTGTATTTCGAAGGCGAATCCGACGGTCGCCTGCGTTTGCTGCGTGCAGTGAAAAACCGTTTCGGCGCGGTCAACGAGTTGGGCGTGTTCGGCATGACCGACAAGGGCCTGAAAGAAGTCTCCAATCCTTCGGCGATTTTTCTCACCCGCGCCCAGGAAGAAGTCCCGGGCAGTGTGGTCATGGCGACGTGGGAAGGCACCCGGCCGATGCTGGTGGAAGTGCAGGCGCTGGTCGATGACAGCCATCTGGCCAACCCGCGTCGGGTGACGCTGGGGCTGGATCAGAACCGTCTGGCAATGCTGCTCGCGGTGCTGCACCGTCATGGCGGCATTCCGACTCACGATCAGGACGTGTTCCTCAACGTGGTCGGTGGCGTGAAGGTGCTGGAGACGGCGTCGGATCTGGCGCTGATGGCGGCGGTGATGTCGAGTTTGCGCAATCGGCCGCTGCCCCATGATCTGCTGGTATTCGGCGAAGTCGGCCTGTCCGGCGAAGTGCGCCCGGTGCCGAGCGGGCAGGAGCGGCTGAAAGAAGCGGCCAAGCACGGCTTCAAACGCGCGATCGTGCCCAAGGGCAACGCACCGAAGGAAGCGCCGGCAGGGTTGCAGATCATCGCGGTCACTCGCCTCGAACAAGCCCTCGACGCACTCTTCGAATAA
- the mscL gene encoding large-conductance mechanosensitive channel protein MscL, which translates to MGVLSEFKAFAVKGNVVDMAVGIIIGAAFGKIVSSFVGDVIMPPIGLLIGGVDFSDLAVTLKAAQGDAPAVVLAYGKFLQTVLDFVIVAFAIFMGVKAINRLKREEAVAPTAPPIPSKEEQLLGEIRDLLKAQNERP; encoded by the coding sequence ATGGGCGTGCTTAGCGAGTTCAAGGCCTTCGCGGTCAAAGGCAATGTGGTCGATATGGCCGTCGGTATCATCATTGGCGCGGCGTTCGGCAAGATTGTTTCGTCGTTTGTCGGCGACGTGATCATGCCGCCGATTGGCCTGTTGATCGGTGGGGTGGACTTCAGTGATCTGGCTGTCACGCTCAAAGCAGCCCAGGGCGATGCGCCCGCAGTGGTGCTGGCTTACGGCAAATTCCTGCAGACGGTGCTGGATTTCGTGATTGTCGCTTTCGCGATTTTCATGGGTGTCAAAGCCATCAACCGCCTCAAGCGCGAAGAAGCGGTAGCACCGACCGCGCCGCCGATCCCGAGCAAGGAAGAGCAACTGCTGGGCGAAATTCGCGACCTGCTCAAGGCGCAGAACGAACGGCCCTGA